A genomic stretch from Hirundo rustica isolate bHirRus1 chromosome 26, bHirRus1.pri.v3, whole genome shotgun sequence includes:
- the CIB3 gene encoding calcium and integrin-binding family member 3 isoform X1: MLGLFYRYRDLAPQLVPLDYSDKPAVTLPYELIGSMPELKDNPFRQRIAEVFSEHGDGNMTLDDFLDMFSVLSEMAPRDLKAYYAFKIYDFNNDDYICKSDLEKTVNRLTRNELTPEEVRLVCEKVIYEADVDNDGKLSLADFQHMIVRAPDFLSTFHIRI; the protein is encoded by the exons atgttggg GTTATTTTACAGGTACCGAGATCTGGCCCCGCAGCTCGTTCCCCTTGACTACTCCGACAAACCAGCCGTGACACTCCCCTACGAGCTCATCGGCAGCATGCCAGAGCTCAAG GACAACCCATTCCGCCAGCGGATAGCAGAGGTGTTCTCAGAGCACGGAGACGGCAATATGACTTTAGATGATTTCTTGGACATGTTTTCTGTGCTAAGTGAAATGGCTCCCAGAGACTTGAAAGCTtattatgcttttaaaatttatg ACTTCAACAATGATGATTACATATGCAAATCAGATCTAGAGAAAACTGTTAACAGATTAACCCGAAATGAACTGACCCCAGAGGAAGTCAGACTTGTGTGTGAAAAGGTGATTTACGAGGCCGATGTGGACAACGATGGCAAGCTGTCCTTGGCAGACTTTCAGCATATGATCGTACGAGCCCCAGATTTCCTCAG caccTTTCATATTCGAATCTGA
- the TINCR gene encoding TINCR ubiquitin domain containing has protein sequence MDTLRRSLSRWKRYHIKVHLADEDLMMPLTVRPRDTVMDLRALLVREGITSWKKTFYYNSRQLEEHETLKEANIQNGSVLLLVSNKR, from the coding sequence ATGGACACGCTGCGCAGGAGCCTTTCTCGATGGAAGAGGTACCACATTAAGGTGCACCTGGCTGATGAGGACCTGATGATGCCCCTGACCGTCAGGCCCAGGGACACGGTGATGGACCTACGGGCTCTCTTGGTGCGGGAGGGCATCACTTCCTGGAAGAAGACATTTTATTACAACTCCAGGCAGCTCGAGGAGCACGAGACTCTCAAAGAAGCCAATATCCAGAATGGTTCTGTCCTCCTCCTTGTCAGCAATAAAAGGTAG
- the TPM4 gene encoding tropomyosin alpha-4 chain isoform X4 has product MAAPSSLEAVKRKIQCLQQQADEAEDRAQVLQRELDLERDLREKAEGEVAALNRRIQLVEEELDRAQERLATALQKLEEAEKAADESERGMKVIENRAMKDEEKMEIQEMQLKEAKHIAEEADRKYEEVARKLVILEGELERAEERAEVSEVKCSDLEEELKNVTNNLKSLEAQSEKYSEKEDKYEEEIKILSDKLKEAETRAEFAERTVAKLEKSIDDLEEKLAQAKEENLGLHQTLDQTLNELNCI; this is encoded by the exons ATGGCCGCGCCGAGCTCCCTGGAAGCCGTCAAGAGGAAGATCCAGTGCCTGCAGCAACAGGCGGATGAGGCGGAGGATCGCGCCCAGGTCCTCCAGCGGGAGCTGGACCTGGAACGGGACCTGCGGGAGAAA GCTGAAGGTGAGGTGGCAGCTCTGAACAGACGCATCCAGCTCGTGGAAGAGGAGTTGGATCGTGCCCAGGAGCGACTGGCTACAGCCCTGCAGAAACTGGAGGAGgctgagaaagcagcagatGAGAGCGAGAG AGGAATGAAGGTCATTGAGAACAGAGCAAtgaaagatgaagagaaaatggaaattcaggAAATGCAGTTGAAGGAGGCCAAGCACATTGCCGAAGAAGCCGACCGCAAGTATGAGGAG GTTGCCCGTAAACTGGTTATTTTGGAGGGTGAACTGGAAAGAGCTGAGGAGCGTGCAGAGGTGTCTGAAGT GAAATGTAGTGACCTCGAAGAGGAGTTAAAGAACGTCACAAACAACCTGAAATCTTTGGAAGCTCAGTCTGAAAAG TACTcggaaaaagaagataaatatgAAGAAGAAATCAAGATTCTCTCTGACAAGCTGAAAGAA GCTGAAACTCGTGCGGAATTTGCAGAGAGAACTGTTGCCAAACTGGAAAAGTCTATTGATGACCTGGAAG AAAAACTTGCTCAAGCCAAAGAGGAGAACTTGGGCTTGCACCAGACACTGGACCAGACGCTAAATGAACTGAACTGTATATGA
- the TPM4 gene encoding tropomyosin alpha-4 chain isoform X3: MAAPSSLEAVKRKIQCLQQQADEAEDRAQVLQRELDLERDLREKAEGEVAALNRRIQLVEEELDRAQERLATALQKLEEAEKAADESERGMKVIENRAMKDEEKMEIQEMQLKEAKHIAEEADRKYEEVARKLVILEGELERAEERAEVSEVKCSDLEEELKNVTNNLKSLEAQSEKYSEKEDKYEEEIKILSDKLKEAETRAEFAERTVAKLEKSIDDLEDELYAQKLKYKAISEELDHALNDMTSL; encoded by the exons ATGGCCGCGCCGAGCTCCCTGGAAGCCGTCAAGAGGAAGATCCAGTGCCTGCAGCAACAGGCGGATGAGGCGGAGGATCGCGCCCAGGTCCTCCAGCGGGAGCTGGACCTGGAACGGGACCTGCGGGAGAAA GCTGAAGGTGAGGTGGCAGCTCTGAACAGACGCATCCAGCTCGTGGAAGAGGAGTTGGATCGTGCCCAGGAGCGACTGGCTACAGCCCTGCAGAAACTGGAGGAGgctgagaaagcagcagatGAGAGCGAGAG AGGAATGAAGGTCATTGAGAACAGAGCAAtgaaagatgaagagaaaatggaaattcaggAAATGCAGTTGAAGGAGGCCAAGCACATTGCCGAAGAAGCCGACCGCAAGTATGAGGAG GTTGCCCGTAAACTGGTTATTTTGGAGGGTGAACTGGAAAGAGCTGAGGAGCGTGCAGAGGTGTCTGAAGT GAAATGTAGTGACCTCGAAGAGGAGTTAAAGAACGTCACAAACAACCTGAAATCTTTGGAAGCTCAGTCTGAAAAG TACTcggaaaaagaagataaatatgAAGAAGAAATCAAGATTCTCTCTGACAAGCTGAAAGAA GCTGAAACTCGTGCGGAATTTGCAGAGAGAACTGTTGCCAAACTGGAAAAGTCTATTGATGACCTGGAAG ATGAGCTCTACGCTCAGAAGCTGAAGTACAAAGCCATCAGTGAGGAGCTCGACCATGCCCTCAACGACATGACCTCTTTGTGA
- the CIB3 gene encoding calcium and integrin-binding family member 3 isoform X2 — protein sequence MGNKQTIFTQEQLDAYQDCTFFTRKEILRLFYRYRDLAPQLVPLDYSDKPAVTLPYELIGSMPELKDNPFRQRIAEVFSEHGDGNMTLDDFLDMFSVLSEMAPRDLKAYYAFKIYDFNNDDYICKSDLEKTVNRLTRNELTPEEVRLVCEKVIYEADVDNDGKLSLADFQHMIVRAPDFLSTFHIRI from the exons ATGGGCAACAAGCAAACCATTTTCACTCAAGAGCAACTGGATGCATATCAG GACTGCACATTTTTCACAAGGAAAGAAATCCTGAG GTTATTTTACAGGTACCGAGATCTGGCCCCGCAGCTCGTTCCCCTTGACTACTCCGACAAACCAGCCGTGACACTCCCCTACGAGCTCATCGGCAGCATGCCAGAGCTCAAG GACAACCCATTCCGCCAGCGGATAGCAGAGGTGTTCTCAGAGCACGGAGACGGCAATATGACTTTAGATGATTTCTTGGACATGTTTTCTGTGCTAAGTGAAATGGCTCCCAGAGACTTGAAAGCTtattatgcttttaaaatttatg ACTTCAACAATGATGATTACATATGCAAATCAGATCTAGAGAAAACTGTTAACAGATTAACCCGAAATGAACTGACCCCAGAGGAAGTCAGACTTGTGTGTGAAAAGGTGATTTACGAGGCCGATGTGGACAACGATGGCAAGCTGTCCTTGGCAGACTTTCAGCATATGATCGTACGAGCCCCAGATTTCCTCAG caccTTTCATATTCGAATCTGA
- the FAM32A gene encoding protein FAM32A, with protein MADYEAVQRGPLRLKGSGGALGAGKRKKKKAKDKAQILEQIVSSKKQEEEKKRGLDKRTPAQVAYEKMQEKRQMERILKKASKTHKQRVEDFNRHLDTLTEHYDIPKVSWTK; from the exons ATGGCGGATTACGAGGCGGTGCAGCGCGGCCCGCTGCGCCTGAAGGGCAGCGGGGGAGCCCTGGGCGCCGGCAAGCG gaagaagaagaaggccAAAGACAAGGCCCAGATCCTGGAGCAAATTGTGAGCAGcaagaagcaggaggaggagaagaagcgCGGGCTGGACAAGCGGACTCCTGCGCAGGTGGCCTACGAGAAGATGCAGGAGAAGCGG CAAATGGAGCGGATCCTGAAGAAGGCGTCGAAAACCCACAAGCAGCGAGTGGAG gACTTCAACAGGCACTTGGATACTCTGACCGAGCATTATGACATTCCCAAAGTCAGCTGGACTAAATGA
- the RAB8A gene encoding ras-related protein Rab-8A yields the protein MAKTYDYLFKLLLIGDSGVGKTCALFRFSEDAFNATFISTIGIDFKIRTIELDGKRIKLQIWDTAGQERFRTITTAYYRGAMGIMLVYDITNEKSFENIRNWVRNIEEHASPDVEKMILGNKCDANDKRQVSREQGEKLAASFGIKFMETSAKANINIENAFFTLARDIKAKMDKKLEGNSPQGSNQGVKITQDQQKKSSFFRCVLL from the exons ATGGCGAAGACCTACGACTATCTGTTCAAGCTGCTGCTGATCGGCGACTCGGGCGTGGGCAAGACCTGTGCCCTGTTCCGCTTCTCCGAGGACGCCTTCAACGCCACCTTCATCTCCACCATCG GTATCGACTTTAAAATTAGAACGATAGAGCTCGATGGCAAGAGAATCAAGCTGCAGATCTG GGACACGGCCGGGCAGGAGCGATTCCGGACCATCACAACCGCCTACTACAGGGGAGCCATG GGCATTATGTTGGTGTATGACATCACCAATGAAAAGTCTTTTGAAAATATTCGGAACTGGGTGAGGAATATTGAAGAG CACGCCTCTCCAGATGTTGAAAAAATGATCCTGGGGAACAAATGTGATGCAAATGACAAAAGACAAGTCTCTAGAGAGCAAGGGGAGAAG CTTGCCGCAAGTTTTGGGATTAAATTCATGGAGACCAGTGCAAAAGCAAATATAAACATAGAGAAT GCATTTTTCACTCTTGCAAGAGATATCAAAGCGAAAATGGACAAGAAGTTG GAAGGCAATAGCCCTCAAGGCAGCAACCAGGGAGTCAAAATCACACAAGaccagcaaaagaaaagcagctttttccgATGTGTTCTTCTGTGA
- the TPM4 gene encoding tropomyosin alpha-4 chain isoform X1, with translation MEAIKKKMQMLKLDKENAIDRAEQAETDKKAAEDKCKQVEDELVALQKKLKGTEDELDKYSEALKDAQEKLEQAEKKATDAEGEVAALNRRIQLVEEELDRAQERLATALQKLEEAEKAADESERGMKVIENRAMKDEEKMEIQEMQLKEAKHIAEEADRKYEEVARKLVILEGELERAEERAEVSEVKCSDLEEELKNVTNNLKSLEAQSEKYSEKEDKYEEEIKILSDKLKEAETRAEFAERTVAKLEKSIDDLEEKLAQAKEENLGLHQTLDQTLNELNCI, from the exons ATGGAAGCTATCAAGAAAAAGATGCAGATGTTGAAGTTAGACAAGGAGAATGCCAttgacagagcagagcaggctgagaCAGATAAGAAGGCAGCTGAGGACAAATGCAAGCAG GTAGAGGATGAGCTGGTAGCTCTGCAGAAGAAGTTGAAAGGAACTGAAGATGAGCTGGATAAGTACTCAGAGGCTCTCAAAGATGcccaggaaaagctggagcaggctgagaAGAAGGCCACTGAT GCTGAAGGTGAGGTGGCAGCTCTGAACAGACGCATCCAGCTCGTGGAAGAGGAGTTGGATCGTGCCCAGGAGCGACTGGCTACAGCCCTGCAGAAACTGGAGGAGgctgagaaagcagcagatGAGAGCGAGAG AGGAATGAAGGTCATTGAGAACAGAGCAAtgaaagatgaagagaaaatggaaattcaggAAATGCAGTTGAAGGAGGCCAAGCACATTGCCGAAGAAGCCGACCGCAAGTATGAGGAG GTTGCCCGTAAACTGGTTATTTTGGAGGGTGAACTGGAAAGAGCTGAGGAGCGTGCAGAGGTGTCTGAAGT GAAATGTAGTGACCTCGAAGAGGAGTTAAAGAACGTCACAAACAACCTGAAATCTTTGGAAGCTCAGTCTGAAAAG TACTcggaaaaagaagataaatatgAAGAAGAAATCAAGATTCTCTCTGACAAGCTGAAAGAA GCTGAAACTCGTGCGGAATTTGCAGAGAGAACTGTTGCCAAACTGGAAAAGTCTATTGATGACCTGGAAG AAAAACTTGCTCAAGCCAAAGAGGAGAACTTGGGCTTGCACCAGACACTGGACCAGACGCTAAATGAACTGAACTGTATATGA
- the TPM4 gene encoding tropomyosin alpha-4 chain isoform X2, translating into MEAIKKKMQMLKLDKENAIDRAEQAETDKKAAEDKCKQVEDELVALQKKLKGTEDELDKYSEALKDAQEKLEQAEKKATDAEGEVAALNRRIQLVEEELDRAQERLATALQKLEEAEKAADESERGMKVIENRAMKDEEKMEIQEMQLKEAKHIAEEADRKYEEVARKLVILEGELERAEERAEVSEVKCSDLEEELKNVTNNLKSLEAQSEKYSEKEDKYEEEIKILSDKLKEAETRAEFAERTVAKLEKSIDDLEDELYAQKLKYKAISEELDHALNDMTSL; encoded by the exons ATGGAAGCTATCAAGAAAAAGATGCAGATGTTGAAGTTAGACAAGGAGAATGCCAttgacagagcagagcaggctgagaCAGATAAGAAGGCAGCTGAGGACAAATGCAAGCAG GTAGAGGATGAGCTGGTAGCTCTGCAGAAGAAGTTGAAAGGAACTGAAGATGAGCTGGATAAGTACTCAGAGGCTCTCAAAGATGcccaggaaaagctggagcaggctgagaAGAAGGCCACTGAT GCTGAAGGTGAGGTGGCAGCTCTGAACAGACGCATCCAGCTCGTGGAAGAGGAGTTGGATCGTGCCCAGGAGCGACTGGCTACAGCCCTGCAGAAACTGGAGGAGgctgagaaagcagcagatGAGAGCGAGAG AGGAATGAAGGTCATTGAGAACAGAGCAAtgaaagatgaagagaaaatggaaattcaggAAATGCAGTTGAAGGAGGCCAAGCACATTGCCGAAGAAGCCGACCGCAAGTATGAGGAG GTTGCCCGTAAACTGGTTATTTTGGAGGGTGAACTGGAAAGAGCTGAGGAGCGTGCAGAGGTGTCTGAAGT GAAATGTAGTGACCTCGAAGAGGAGTTAAAGAACGTCACAAACAACCTGAAATCTTTGGAAGCTCAGTCTGAAAAG TACTcggaaaaagaagataaatatgAAGAAGAAATCAAGATTCTCTCTGACAAGCTGAAAGAA GCTGAAACTCGTGCGGAATTTGCAGAGAGAACTGTTGCCAAACTGGAAAAGTCTATTGATGACCTGGAAG ATGAGCTCTACGCTCAGAAGCTGAAGTACAAAGCCATCAGTGAGGAGCTCGACCATGCCCTCAACGACATGACCTCTTTGTGA